The genomic region CTTGGTTCTTATGATATAAAGGTCTACGATAAGAAAAAAGATACGATCTGGAAAGAGAAAAATGTAATTGCATTTAAAGATAACCGGGATCGCGATATTTTTGCAGTTGGAGATGATGCATTCAGTATGTATGGAAAAGCACCATCCAATATAGAAATCACATTTCCTATGGAGGCAGGTGTCATTTCCAGATTTAATGACATGCAGTTTCTGCTTCAGAACCTGTTAAAAAGGGGACGTCAGTTTTCGCGTGGTTCTGAATATGTGATTGCTGTTCCAACGGATGTAACAGAAGTAGAAAAGAAAGCATTCTTTGATCTGGTAATCCATTCAACGGCAAAAGCAAAAGAAGTAAACATTGTAGAGCGGTCTATTGCTGATGCAGTAGGTCTGAATCTTGATATTCAGAATACAAAAGGTATCATGATTGCGAATTTTGGAGGCGAAACAACCGAGTTATCTGTACTGGCCGGTGGAGGTATGGTTTTAAACCGCCTTGTAAAGGTCGGCGGTCTGACGTTTGACCAGGGGATCATCAATCTTGTAAAACACAGTCACGATTTTTTGATCGGACGGCAGACGGCAGAAGTACTTCGAAGAAATTTCAATGTATTTACGGGTGATTCCGATTCTATATTATCGGTGGCCGGAAGAGATCTGATCACAGGTGTACCGATGCGAAAGCCTATTTCTATTATGCTTGTCCGTGCGGCAATGAAGGATCCTCTGCTTGAATGTGTAAAAGCAATACATTCTCTTTTAGACAGGACACCTCCTGAGGTTCGCAAAGCAATTTATGAAAACGGGATTTTCCTCACAGGTGGACTTGCAAATATGCCAGGCCTCGAAATATATATCGAGCAGATGGTTGGAATCAAATCAAGGACAGCTCTGGAACCGGATACCTGTGCGGTAAATGGGCTGAAGCGTATTATTATGTCAAAAGATTTGAGAAAACTTACATTTTCAATGATAGAAGATAATTATAGGTGGATGAGATAATGAAGACAAAAAATCAATCTTCCCTTCCAAGTAAATACTGGCTGATCATCGTAATCGTCATCTGTGTTATTCTGATGGGGGTAGAACGTATTACCGGAGGGAACGGACCAATCAGTTTCATTGCAAATTATACAGTAATTCCTATGCAAAAAGGTATCGGATATGTAGGACGTTATATGAGCGATCTTTCCGATAATTTTGAGACACTGCAGGATATGAAAAAGGAAAACAAAAAATTACAATCCAAAGTAGATGATCTTACAATAGACAACACCAGACTCCGTCAGGATCAGTATGAACTGGAAAGACTCCGTGAATTATATAAACTCGATGAAAATTATTCGGATTATAAAAAAATCGGCGCACATGTAATTTCCAACAGCGGTTCTAACTGGTTCAGCGACTTTACGATCGACAAAGGGAGCAAAGACGGAATCAAGAAAAACTGTAATGTTCTTGCAGGCAGCGGCCTTGTGGGAATTGTAACAGAAGTCGGACCTCATTACGCCCGGGTACGTTCTATTATAGATGATGAAAGTAATATCAGTGCAATGCTTCTTTCTACTTCAGATACCTGTGTGGTAAGAGGTGATTTAAAACAGATGGAAAATGGAAGAATCCGTTTTGAAAAGCTTGCTAATAATGATAATAAGATTGAAGTTGGAGAACAAGTCGTTACTTCGCATGTCAGCGACAGATTTCTTCAGGGACTCTTTATCGGATATGTCAGTGATGTAAAAGTAGATTCCAATAACCTGACACGTTCCGGATACATTACACCTGCTGTTGATTTCAGCAAACTTCAGGAGGTTCTTGTTATTACAACGACCAAAAGCGAACTCATCAAACAGGAATCCGGAAACACCAAGGGAGAGTAGCATATGAAAAGAAAACTTATCACATTTTTCATTATCATTATCTGCTTTTTATTAGAATGTACCGTTTTTCACAGATTGGCATTCGCAACGATCAAACCCAATCTGTTGATTATCGTTACTTCTTCGTTCGGATTTATGAGAGGGAAAAAAGAGGGCCTTGCCGTTGGATTTCTGTCCGGTTTCCTGACAGATGTATTCTGGGGAAACACTCTCGGTTTTTACACCCTGCTTTTTTCGGTAATTGGTTACATGAACGGGTCATTTCGAAGACTCTTTTACGATGATGATATCAAACTTCCTATCGCACTTATTGCGATCAGTGAATTGATATACGGTTTAGTTACATACTTCTGTATGTATCTTTTGCAGGGGGATTTTGCTTTTGAAGCATACCTGAGACAGATCATTATGCCAGAACTTGTGTATACCATTCTGGTTACTCTGATTCTGTATCAGATCATATTACACATTAACAAGAAACTGGAAGCAGAAGAGCAAAGGAGTGCAAGTAAATTTGTATAGTTTATGGGAACGGATCAAATCCGGCATTGCAGAATTCGTACAATCTCGAATATTTGTATTAATTATTGTCTTTTGTATTACATCGGCAATCCTGGTACAGAGAATATTCTATCTTCAGATTGTCAAAGGGCAGGAATATCTTGATGATTATAAACTGCAGATTCAGAAAACAAAAGAAATACAGGGTACCCGTGGTAATATCTATGACCGGAACGGTAATCTGCTGGCATATAATGAATTGGCATATTCCGTTACAATCGAAGATAACGGATCTTATGACAGCATAGCACAACAGAATAAAGTTTTGAACAAGACGATTTCTTCTGTTATTAAAATGGTCGAATCGAACGGAGATACCGTTATCAATAACTTC from Dorea longicatena harbors:
- a CDS encoding rod shape-determining protein yields the protein MARNVYGLDLGSYDIKVYDKKKDTIWKEKNVIAFKDNRDRDIFAVGDDAFSMYGKAPSNIEITFPMEAGVISRFNDMQFLLQNLLKRGRQFSRGSEYVIAVPTDVTEVEKKAFFDLVIHSTAKAKEVNIVERSIADAVGLNLDIQNTKGIMIANFGGETTELSVLAGGGMVLNRLVKVGGLTFDQGIINLVKHSHDFLIGRQTAEVLRRNFNVFTGDSDSILSVAGRDLITGVPMRKPISIMLVRAAMKDPLLECVKAIHSLLDRTPPEVRKAIYENGIFLTGGLANMPGLEIYIEQMVGIKSRTALEPDTCAVNGLKRIIMSKDLRKLTFSMIEDNYRWMR
- the mreC gene encoding rod shape-determining protein MreC, which encodes MKTKNQSSLPSKYWLIIVIVICVILMGVERITGGNGPISFIANYTVIPMQKGIGYVGRYMSDLSDNFETLQDMKKENKKLQSKVDDLTIDNTRLRQDQYELERLRELYKLDENYSDYKKIGAHVISNSGSNWFSDFTIDKGSKDGIKKNCNVLAGSGLVGIVTEVGPHYARVRSIIDDESNISAMLLSTSDTCVVRGDLKQMENGRIRFEKLANNDNKIEVGEQVVTSHVSDRFLQGLFIGYVSDVKVDSNNLTRSGYITPAVDFSKLQEVLVITTTKSELIKQESGNTKGE
- the mreD gene encoding rod shape-determining protein MreD, whose translation is MKRKLITFFIIIICFLLECTVFHRLAFATIKPNLLIIVTSSFGFMRGKKEGLAVGFLSGFLTDVFWGNTLGFYTLLFSVIGYMNGSFRRLFYDDDIKLPIALIAISELIYGLVTYFCMYLLQGDFAFEAYLRQIIMPELVYTILVTLILYQIILHINKKLEAEEQRSASKFV